The window CGTACAACCACAGCTACCACTACGGAGTGGGATacgacaggtacacacactccACCAGCAGAACCACAACCAGTTCCATTACCAAGTAGGGTTACACACACCAGGACACCAAATAACATCTCTGTTGATAAAAGGTCTGAAAGATAAGACAACACTGAACGAGGAGGCTGTACGAGCTCActgctaaatgtgtgtgtgtgtgtgtgtgtgtgtgtgtgtgtgtgtgtgtgtgtgtgtgtgtgtgtgtgtgtgtgtgtgtgtgtgtgtgtgtgtgtgtgtgtgtgtgtgtgtgtgtgtgtgtgtgtgtgtgtgtgtgtgtgtgtgtgtgtgtgtgtgtgtgtgcgtgtgtgtgtagtccCTTGAAGCTGTTGAACAGGCACAACGAGGTGTGGTACGTGGCCGAGGGGGGTGTAGTTTGCACGGATCCTCAGGAGCCGACCCCCCCTCACACCCCCGGGCCGACTACTCCCCTCTCCCCCACAGACTCTGCCgacccccccctcccacacacactctccgaCTCCCCCGTTCTCACCCCCGCCTCCAACCTGTCCTCAGCATCCAACTCCTCAGAGCCCCCCGCCTTCCCCCAATCTGACGCCAGTCCCTCGTCCAGcaacccccccacctccaccgtCATCGTGCAGGACCCGACCCCTGCCCCCGCCGCTTCAGTGAGCCCCTCCCTGCAGCCCGACGCCCCCCTGGGGAACAGCACCACCCTCCCCCTCGCCCTCAGCACTGGGGGGCCACGAGCTGACACCCCCCAAGAGGAGGCTCACTAGCAATGCTTTAATTTAAAGGAATGTTTCACCGTCAGATAAAGCCATTTATACGCCAGTTACCCCCCCAGAGTGGAAATCgactggggtgggggggggctgacGTATGAACGATGAGTCTGTGGTGAAGCTTTGCACCTGCAGCCCATCACCCCCATCCCCCCCATCACCCACATCACCCACATCATCCCCATCCCCCCCATCACCCCCATCATCCCCATCACCCACATCACCCACATCATCCCCACATCATCTCCATCACCCCCATCATCCCCATCCCCACCATCACCCCCATCACCCCCATCATCCCCACCACCCCCATCACCCCCATCACCCCATCACCCTCATCACCCCGTCACCCCATCCCCACCATCACCCCCACCACCCCCATCATCCCCACCACCCCCATCATCCCCACCACCCCCCATCACCCCCATCACCCTCATCACCCCATCACCCCATCATCCCCGTCACCCCATCCCCACCATCACCCCCATCACCCCCATCACCCTCATCACCCCATCACCCCATCATCCCCATCACCCCCATCATCCCCACCACCCCCATCACCCTCATCACCCTCATCACCCCCATCATCCCCGTCACCCCATCATCCCTATCACCCCCATTAAACCCCACCCCGATCAGCTGATATATAATAACTAATATTCCCATGACTGTGTCTGAGCTCCTGCTGTGTTCTGAGGAAGGTgcaataaaaaccaaaacaaaccgTCCTCAGACGTCTTGATTTATTCCTGACTCTTCAGaggaataattgtatttattaaactgATTATTTCTGGGATGGAAAAATTCTTTGGTGTTGGAttgtttgtgtgaaaataattcacagaacaaaaatctgtgtttttggaTGTTATGACGTTTAAACACTAAGAACGGGTTTTGatggaggagagacagacagaggaaagaGCTGTTTGGACCGAGACCTTTGGATTCTAAGAGTGGAAGAGCACAGCGTTTCTTAgatcaaagaaaacatgtaaagaCTTTAGACTTTGGTCTTTTATGATATaaactggataaaaaaaaggcacaaaatatGGAAAAATATTTGGAAAGGAAATGTTGAAAAGTATAGAAAATGTCCCAGTAAGGAATTCTAAAACATATGACAGTCCATACAAGCGGGTACAAGTGGGTACAAGCtgccgaaatgggatttctccgcagggtggctggcatctcccttagggataaggtaagaagttcagtcatccgggagggactcggagtagaaccgctgctccttcgcgctgaaaggagccagttgaggtggttcgggcacctagtgaggaagccacctgggcgcctccctagggaggtgttccaggcacgtccagctgggaagagaccgaggggtagacctaggaccaggtggagggactatatgtcttcgctggcctgggagcgccttggaatcccccagtcagagctggttgatgtggccagggaaagagaagaatggggctctctgctggagctgttacctccgagacCCTGAAGGATCAGCGGGAGAAGATGGTGGATGATGTAGAAAATATGAACCAAAAAGCCAGTGTAGTTTTTGGATAAATATTgacaaagtaaatgtttaaaaaaaggacaaactaAAGAATAGTTTGTCAAAAATATTCCAAAAAGCTTTGTGATATACTCTCTCCACAAATCTGAACATGAATTCATTTTAATCTGTGAACgaaaagcagagacagaaacattttgCAGTTTAATccagttgttttatttcacacagGAATGCTGGTCTGAAACACGTCTTTCTAACTGGGAGCGCTCTGCTGCCGGGAGGGGGGGTCAACACCTTCCTTCACCCTGCCTCCATAAAAACGACCATGTATTCCCTTCCTTCTGTTGTCTCACTAAAGGTGTGTCTAGCAGCTGTAGACACCAAGAAATGTCCATACCAGATTTAATGTACACTATGTTTAGTGTAATGCCAGCCCGACGGCACTACAGCTCTCCTGAGCCCACCAGAGAATATTCCCCCCCACAGAAGGAAGGAGCTGCTGGTCGGTCGCTGGCTAGCTTGGTTAGCTTGTTAACAGATTGATGCAAACCAGCCGTCTATAACTCCAACCCTCCCACAGAATAACTACCCAGCATGCAGCATGTTTCTGGCAGTTAAAATGTCCCTCTGACGCATCGGGGGCCTGGACCACCTTGTGATGAGACCCCGTCCCGGCAGGGAGTGCAGGCATTGTGATGAAGTATGATCACATGGTGTCAGTGTTTGAATGGCTAAGAAGCAGTCCTTCTCCGGCATCGGACGCTTATGGCTATCCTTCAACGACATAGTGTGCTTTGATCCTACAAAATCAAACACGAGAAGGCCTTTCCTGTTGTCTGTCTGGATGTATGAAActcaggaggggggggggggatattaCAAAACATTCCTCTGCTAGGTTCAGCAGGAGAAGCTGTGCTGTTCATACACTTTAATAAGGGGGGGGGTACAAATGATTTTTATAGCATTTTGTATTTCTAGTAAATCCAAAGTATGCACAATCATCCAGATTTATCCAAAGTGCAACATCCTGATCGCAGTGAGGGCGATATTTGGTAAAAACATGTGAACACATCAGAGACTGTGAACAGACTGAAAATACAATCACAGCACGCTCCTCGAGATACGGAAGAGGATCAGGGTCACGTGAAGATCGGACCAACAGAAAAGAGTCggaatttagatttttttctaaattttcgattttttctaaattttagatttttttcacaAACTTTTTCGGCAAAATTCTGACATAAATTCAGtcctttttctcagaatttagatttttctcCTCGATTTCAGAAAAGATTTCTCAAATTTTTCACAGAATTCAGTTTTGGAGAATCCAGCCGTGTCTGAGGTGTTTCGATCGAGTTGCGGCTGCTGGACCCTTTGGAGAGTCTTCAGGAGTCCAAGGCCCGCCGATTGGGAAGGAAGAGGACGACTGGTCCTGATACTTGCTGGGGAGACCCGCCACAAATGGGGGAGGGTGTCCACGTTGTGTGTGGGTGGTCAGATCTCAAGATGTTTCCACAGGTAACCCTAATCCTCCTGGTTAATATATTTCTGAATTATAATGTGAATAATATTTCAGAGATGATCGCTCGGGTCCAGAACATTTCCTCAGAATAATCTCATCCAGacgctgcagctctctgaagcCTCACCTGAAATAAACTGGAAACAGTCTTCTCTAAACTTCGTCCGAGTCTCACTTGGAGATGATGGCCTTCTTGGTGATGCTGGCCCTGcggctgcctcctcctcctcctgctgcacctcctcctactgctcctcctgctgcacctcctgcaTGCCAGAGGCTGCCGGGGATGGTGAAGGCGTCCACGCTCATGCCCATGGTCTTGGAGGGGATGGCGCTGAACTGCTTCCTGTCCGAGCTGTACTTGTAGATGGACTCCACCTGGGCGGAGCTGACGGAGCGCGGGCCAACGCCGCTCAGCCGCACCAGCTCCTGAGAGTCCGGGTTCAGGGTGTAAACGCCCCGGAACTGACAGCTGGAGTCCCGGAAGAGGATCAGGAAGTGGTGGGCGGGACTCTTCTCCATCTCCTAGGGGCGGAGCCAAACATTAATACACCTTTATCTGCCGTGAGGATCTCAGGGGTTTTACTGAGTCTATATGTAAATATGCATTTTGCTTTTTCTATCATAAGACTTTTCCTAGTCATTTATCAATCACTGTCACTAATATATACCATACAGACTTTATTTGAGTAAACAAAGTGCCAAACAGTAAGTGTATGTAATGGAATAGTTCATCGTTTCTTTacgttctgtttttgtttgaagtgaatgttttattgttatcattta of the Eleginops maclovinus isolate JMC-PN-2008 ecotype Puerto Natales chromosome 4, JC_Emac_rtc_rv5, whole genome shotgun sequence genome contains:
- the LOC134862703 gene encoding uncharacterized protein LOC134862703, whose amino-acid sequence is MAFVSVLAFLTLAVAAEGSVGPSSNSSFCTESKECLEYQLVCKTDEYEVRHYSPTRWVSTDAEAYFMGVGAAMAFRRLFQFITGANEGGVQMEMTAPVLVKIPEETRMWEPAVYTLSFPLPAAYQDEPPAPTNDKLYFTEMPEMDVYVRGYGGWMLSVTSRLHAHLLTKELARVGASYNHSYHYGVGYDSPLKLLNRHNEVWYVAEGGVVCTDPQEPTPPHTPGPTTPLSPTDSADPPLPHTLSDSPVLTPASNLSSASNSSEPPAFPQSDASPSSSNPPTSTVIVQDPTPAPAASVSPSLQPDAPLGNSTTLPLALSTGGPRADTPQEEPITPIPPITHITHIIPIPPITPIIPITHITHIIPTSSPSPPSSPSPPSPPSPPSSPPPPSPPSPHHPHHPVTPSPPSPPPPPSSPPPPSSPPPPITPITLITPSPHHPRHPIPTITPITPITLITPSPHHPHHPHHPHHPHHPHHPHHPHHPRHPIIPITPIKPHPDQLIYNN